From a single Kitasatospora sp. NBC_00458 genomic region:
- a CDS encoding zinc ribbon domain-containing protein, translating into MNAAPADQIRLLDLQAIDSKLDQLAHRRRSLPEHAEIEKVNADHTALKDLVVAAQAQHGDTTRELTKAEQDVEQVRARSARNQQRLDSGAITSPKDLENLQHEIGSLAKRQGDLEDVVLEIMERLESATTRVTELTARLEHSTVVLTEAEGRRDAAFAEIDTEVEKIRRDRETVVAVVPADLLKVYTRLREQQGGVGAARLYQRRCEGCRTEFSITELNAIKAEPADRVVRCENCGRILVRTADSGA; encoded by the coding sequence TTGAACGCCGCGCCCGCCGACCAGATCCGCCTGCTCGACCTCCAGGCCATCGACTCCAAGCTCGACCAGCTGGCCCACCGGCGGCGCAGCCTGCCCGAGCACGCCGAGATCGAGAAGGTCAACGCCGACCACACCGCGCTCAAGGACCTCGTCGTCGCCGCCCAGGCCCAGCACGGCGACACCACCCGCGAGCTGACCAAGGCCGAGCAGGACGTGGAGCAGGTCCGCGCCCGGTCCGCCCGCAACCAGCAGCGCCTGGACTCCGGCGCGATCACCTCGCCGAAGGACCTGGAGAACCTCCAGCACGAGATCGGTTCGCTGGCCAAGCGCCAGGGCGATCTGGAGGACGTCGTGCTGGAGATCATGGAGCGGCTGGAGTCCGCGACGACCCGGGTCACCGAGCTGACCGCGCGGCTGGAGCACTCCACCGTCGTGCTGACCGAGGCCGAGGGCCGCCGGGACGCCGCGTTCGCCGAGATCGACACCGAGGTGGAGAAGATCCGGCGCGACCGCGAGACCGTCGTCGCCGTCGTCCCGGCCGACCTGCTGAAGGTCTACACCCGCCTGCGCGAGCAGCAGGGCGGCGTCGGCGCGGCCCGCCTCTACCAGCGCCGCTGCGAGGGCTGCCGCACCGAGTTCTCCATCACCGAGCTGAACGCCATCAAGGCCGAGCCCGCCGACAGGGTGGTCCGTTGCGAGAACTGCGGGCGGATCCTGGTCCGCACCGCCGACTCGGGCGCCTGA
- a CDS encoding class I SAM-dependent methyltransferase, with translation MSDLLETARPRPEVLAAFEGATGFMPADEGLALYAAAVTAARRTGLPVLEIGTYCGRSAILLADAARETGTVALTVDHHRGSEEQQPGWEYHDPTLVDPEVGRMDTLPRFRRTLHAAGLEDHVVALVGRSPQIAALWGGRLALLFIDGGHTDEHATGDYEGWVPHLAPEGLLVVHDVFPDPADGGQAPYRVYLRALAEGFEEVSVTGSLRVLRRTTA, from the coding sequence ATGTCCGACCTCCTGGAGACCGCGCGCCCCCGGCCCGAGGTACTGGCCGCGTTCGAGGGTGCGACCGGGTTCATGCCCGCGGACGAGGGCCTCGCCCTGTACGCCGCCGCCGTGACCGCCGCCCGCCGCACCGGCCTCCCGGTGCTGGAGATCGGCACCTACTGCGGCCGCTCGGCGATCCTGCTCGCCGACGCCGCCCGCGAGACCGGCACGGTCGCCCTGACCGTCGACCACCACCGGGGCTCCGAGGAGCAGCAGCCCGGCTGGGAGTACCACGACCCGACCCTGGTCGACCCCGAGGTGGGCCGGATGGACACCCTCCCCCGTTTCCGACGCACCCTGCACGCGGCGGGCCTGGAGGACCACGTGGTCGCCCTGGTCGGCCGTTCGCCGCAGATCGCGGCACTCTGGGGCGGTCGGCTCGCCCTGCTCTTCATCGACGGCGGCCACACCGACGAGCACGCCACCGGCGACTACGAGGGCTGGGTCCCCCACCTGGCGCCCGAGGGCCTGCTGGTGGTCCACGACGTCTTCCCCGACCCGGCCGACGGCGGCCAGGCCCCCTACCGGGTCTACCTGCGGGCGCTCGCCGAGGGGTTCGAGGAGGTCTCGGTGACGGGTTCCCTGCGGGTGCTGCGCCGCACCACCGCCTGA
- a CDS encoding alcohol dehydrogenase catalytic domain-containing protein produces MRAAILHKTGQDTLDVRDDVVAVGFGPGKVRVRLRAASLCHSDLSAMSGVLPQPAPFVPGHEGAGDVVEVGEGVTDVAVGDRVVLCWMAPCGRCAHCERGRGHLCVASLRRLGAPGFRFGGGAGGAGGEAPVEASGFYGTGAFAEEVVVERDAVIPVPADLPYESAALIGCGVTTGIGAAVHTARVEPGASVAVIGAGGVGVAAVQGARVCGAGRVAVVDPVVSRRERALSFGATEALAPEELKAAAKGLPGGGFDYVFEAVGRSSTVRAGYDAARRGGAVVVIGAGAQDDLAKFSMGELFFNEKRLLPSLYGGASVPRTVALVVELWRAGRIDLAGMVTHRVGLADVNEALAQMRGGEALRTVVTLD; encoded by the coding sequence ATGCGCGCAGCCATCCTGCACAAGACCGGCCAGGACACGCTGGACGTCCGCGACGACGTGGTGGCGGTCGGCTTCGGCCCGGGCAAGGTGAGGGTCCGGCTCCGTGCGGCCAGCCTCTGCCACTCGGACCTGTCGGCGATGAGCGGCGTGCTGCCGCAGCCGGCGCCGTTCGTCCCCGGCCACGAGGGCGCGGGGGACGTGGTCGAGGTCGGTGAGGGCGTGACGGACGTCGCCGTCGGGGACCGCGTGGTGCTCTGCTGGATGGCGCCCTGCGGCCGCTGCGCCCACTGCGAGCGCGGCCGGGGCCACCTCTGCGTGGCGAGCCTGCGGCGGCTCGGCGCACCCGGGTTCCGTTTCGGCGGCGGAGCCGGGGGAGCGGGGGGTGAGGCGCCCGTCGAGGCGTCCGGCTTCTACGGCACCGGCGCCTTCGCCGAGGAGGTCGTGGTCGAGCGCGACGCGGTCATCCCGGTGCCGGCCGACCTGCCGTACGAGTCGGCCGCGCTGATCGGCTGCGGCGTGACCACCGGGATCGGCGCCGCCGTCCACACCGCCCGGGTCGAGCCCGGCGCGTCGGTCGCGGTGATCGGCGCGGGCGGGGTGGGCGTGGCGGCGGTGCAGGGCGCGCGGGTGTGCGGCGCGGGCCGGGTCGCGGTGGTCGACCCGGTGGTCTCGCGCCGGGAGCGGGCGCTGTCCTTCGGCGCCACCGAGGCGCTCGCCCCCGAGGAGCTGAAGGCGGCGGCGAAGGGGCTGCCGGGCGGCGGGTTCGACTACGTCTTCGAGGCGGTCGGCCGCTCGTCCACCGTCCGGGCGGGGTACGACGCGGCCCGGCGCGGCGGCGCGGTCGTGGTGATCGGCGCCGGGGCGCAGGACGACCTGGCGAAGTTCAGCATGGGGGAGCTGTTCTTCAACGAGAAGCGGCTGCTGCCCTCGCTGTACGGCGGGGCGTCGGTGCCCCGCACCGTCGCGCTGGTGGTGGAGCTGTGGCGGGCCGGGCGGATCGATCTGGCGGGGATGGTCACGCACCGGGTCGGGCTGGCGGACGTCAACGAGGCACTTGCCCAGATGCGGGGCGGCGAGGCGCTGCGGACGGTCGTGACGCTGGACTGA
- a CDS encoding class III lanthionine synthetase LanKC N-terminal domain-containing protein gives MTRAALARTGARGGGGDWQVTAEGFWCTARPSAGELAGEGWKLHVSAASAVGGAVLAAVTEVLAEDPCTFRFAAGAAQLHELNSRNGDRGSAGKFITVYPDGEPQFRRLAAALHRATDGLPGPVVLSDRPYRPGSLVHYRYGAIAARAELGNDGGYRSMLRGPGGERVEDVRGAPYRCPPWARDPLVPDPSPDGRPGAGRPPARRRGSGGVLLAGRYVVTGAIRHGARGGVFLGRDTDGGEEVVVKQARAHTEVDRAGTDARTALRHEAALLARLDGQGLAPRPVELVEQDDSLFLVQERIAGQSLGGWIAARLRRDGSPGVDWAEAGPVAHALLDLVERVHEQGLVLRDLSPGNVLVLPDGSLRLVDLELAAEAGSRSRSAGTPGYRAPEQGPGRLTLVTDGACTAEPEADLHALGGLFFLLATGHDPLLPEDLPRARPVADRLGRWLSLAARSGSTARRLAPAVLGLRAEEPRRRWGVARARESLTAPGAGAGAGPTADAGTAADPHGHGHAHGHGSAHGHGSADAAGSRDVGGAAPPDDHSPWLSEQGTPRARAGAAPGFDFLPSGPGSGPGFGFGNGNGNGNGLGNDAAPQAVRRHPSGPGVQGAGNPSDFTDSTGLADSSDSGVVDRILHDGLRHLAATATPLRRDRLWPVVPAGERSDPCNVQHGAAGVLAVLARAAGTGGLPAEVRAVARTTARTAAEWIERRCAAEPVVLPGLHFGRSGAAWALLDAAGALGDRALAGRAAELAGRIAVEWPNPDVCHGAAGAGFLQLRFAAEASPHAAAGPAAAAGAPAHAPAPSSAVRSSGAAYDGAAHDDRAQYGAGPDAAVFLDRASRCGHGLLAAARQAPYGTVWPVPEDFDSALAGITHLGFAHGVAGVGAFLLAAAGATGDRALLDGAVAAGHTLAATARLDRNGSGETAWWPRSAVDPGHVRLAHWCSGSSGAGTFLLRLWQATGDPDAHRLALAAGRAVAAGRWHSGTTACHGLAGNGEYLLDLAGATGDHEFRAAADELGGLIAARSALRDGLLVLPDETGTGCAAAYGTGTAGPLAFLLRLRHGGPRLWTDPVAPFTVTGHPAFDPAPEPGVGRAPGPASDPAASPTPDPAPGPPGPAEASTA, from the coding sequence ATGACGCGGGCGGCACTGGCCCGTACCGGGGCCCGGGGAGGCGGCGGTGACTGGCAGGTCACCGCCGAGGGCTTCTGGTGCACGGCCAGGCCGTCCGCCGGCGAACTCGCCGGCGAAGGCTGGAAACTCCACGTCAGCGCCGCCTCCGCGGTCGGCGGCGCCGTCCTCGCGGCCGTCACCGAGGTCCTGGCCGAGGACCCGTGCACGTTCAGGTTCGCCGCCGGGGCCGCCCAGCTGCACGAGCTCAACTCGCGCAACGGCGACCGCGGTTCCGCGGGCAAGTTCATCACCGTCTACCCGGACGGCGAACCGCAGTTCCGACGGCTGGCCGCCGCACTCCACCGCGCCACCGACGGCCTGCCCGGCCCGGTGGTGCTCTCCGACCGCCCGTACCGGCCCGGCAGCCTCGTCCACTACCGGTACGGCGCCATCGCGGCCCGTGCCGAACTCGGCAACGACGGCGGCTACCGGTCCATGCTGCGCGGGCCCGGCGGCGAACGCGTCGAGGACGTGCGCGGGGCGCCGTACCGCTGCCCGCCGTGGGCCCGCGACCCGCTGGTGCCGGACCCCTCCCCGGACGGGCGGCCCGGCGCGGGCAGACCCCCGGCCCGGCGGCGCGGCAGCGGCGGGGTCCTGCTGGCCGGACGGTACGTGGTCACCGGGGCCATCCGGCACGGCGCCAGGGGCGGCGTCTTCCTCGGGCGCGACACCGACGGCGGCGAGGAGGTCGTGGTCAAGCAGGCGCGCGCCCACACCGAGGTGGACCGCGCCGGCACCGACGCCCGCACCGCGCTGCGGCACGAGGCCGCCCTGCTGGCCCGGCTCGACGGGCAGGGGCTCGCGCCGCGCCCGGTCGAACTCGTCGAACAGGACGACTCGCTGTTCCTCGTGCAGGAACGAATCGCCGGACAGTCGCTCGGCGGCTGGATCGCGGCCCGGCTGCGCCGCGACGGCAGTCCCGGCGTCGACTGGGCCGAGGCCGGACCGGTCGCCCACGCCCTGCTCGACCTGGTCGAGCGGGTGCACGAGCAGGGACTCGTCCTGCGGGACCTCTCCCCCGGCAACGTGCTCGTCCTGCCCGACGGCTCGCTGCGCCTGGTCGACCTGGAACTCGCCGCCGAGGCGGGCAGCCGGTCCCGCTCGGCCGGCACCCCCGGCTACCGTGCCCCCGAACAGGGGCCCGGGCGGCTCACCCTGGTCACCGACGGCGCCTGCACCGCCGAACCGGAGGCCGACCTCCACGCGCTCGGAGGCCTCTTCTTCCTGCTCGCCACCGGCCACGACCCGCTGCTGCCCGAGGACCTCCCGCGCGCCCGGCCGGTCGCCGACCGCCTGGGCCGCTGGCTGTCCCTCGCAGCACGCTCCGGCAGCACCGCCCGCCGGCTCGCGCCCGCCGTCCTGGGGCTCCGCGCGGAGGAGCCCCGGCGGCGGTGGGGGGTGGCCCGCGCCCGGGAGTCACTGACGGCGCCGGGGGCGGGGGCCGGGGCGGGGCCCACGGCGGACGCGGGGACGGCGGCGGACCCGCACGGGCACGGGCACGCACACGGGCACGGGTCGGCACACGGGCACGGGTCTGCTGACGCGGCGGGTTCCCGGGACGTCGGCGGCGCGGCCCCGCCGGACGACCACTCCCCCTGGCTCTCCGAGCAGGGCACGCCGCGAGCCCGGGCCGGTGCCGCCCCCGGCTTCGACTTCCTTCCCAGCGGCCCCGGCTCAGGCCCCGGCTTCGGCTTCGGCAACGGCAACGGCAACGGCAACGGCTTGGGCAACGACGCCGCCCCGCAGGCCGTCCGCCGTCACCCGTCCGGGCCGGGCGTCCAGGGAGCCGGCAACCCCTCCGACTTCACCGACAGCACCGGCCTCGCCGACAGTTCCGACAGCGGGGTCGTCGACCGGATCCTGCACGACGGCCTGCGCCACCTCGCCGCCACCGCGACGCCCCTGCGACGGGACCGGCTCTGGCCGGTGGTCCCGGCCGGTGAGCGGTCGGACCCGTGCAACGTGCAACACGGGGCGGCCGGAGTGCTGGCCGTCCTCGCCCGGGCGGCCGGGACCGGCGGGCTCCCGGCCGAGGTCCGGGCCGTGGCCCGCACGACGGCCCGGACCGCCGCCGAGTGGATCGAACGGCGCTGCGCCGCCGAACCGGTGGTGCTGCCCGGCCTGCACTTCGGCCGGTCCGGCGCCGCCTGGGCGCTGCTGGACGCCGCCGGTGCGCTGGGCGACCGCGCGCTGGCCGGACGGGCGGCGGAACTCGCCGGGCGGATAGCCGTCGAGTGGCCCAACCCCGACGTCTGCCACGGCGCGGCCGGTGCCGGCTTCCTCCAGCTCCGCTTCGCCGCGGAGGCCTCGCCGCACGCGGCGGCCGGTCCCGCAGCGGCCGCCGGAGCTCCCGCCCACGCCCCGGCGCCGTCCAGCGCCGTGCGGTCGTCCGGCGCGGCGTACGACGGCGCGGCGCACGACGACCGGGCGCAGTACGGGGCCGGTCCGGACGCCGCGGTGTTCCTCGACCGGGCCTCCCGCTGCGGGCACGGCCTGCTGGCGGCCGCGCGGCAGGCGCCGTACGGCACGGTGTGGCCGGTGCCGGAGGACTTCGACTCCGCCCTCGCCGGGATCACCCACCTCGGCTTCGCCCACGGCGTCGCGGGCGTCGGCGCCTTCCTGCTGGCCGCGGCCGGAGCCACCGGTGACCGCGCGCTGCTCGACGGCGCGGTGGCGGCCGGGCACACGCTCGCCGCCACCGCCCGGCTCGACCGGAACGGCTCCGGTGAGACCGCCTGGTGGCCGCGGAGCGCCGTCGACCCCGGGCACGTCCGGCTCGCGCACTGGTGCAGCGGCTCCTCCGGTGCGGGCACCTTCCTGCTCCGGCTCTGGCAGGCCACCGGCGACCCGGACGCCCACCGGCTGGCCCTGGCCGCCGGCCGGGCCGTCGCCGCCGGGCGGTGGCACAGCGGCACCACCGCCTGCCACGGGCTCGCCGGGAACGGCGAGTACCTGCTCGACCTGGCCGGGGCCACCGGCGACCACGAGTTCCGGGCCGCCGCCGACGAGTTGGGCGGCCTGATCGCCGCCCGCTCGGCGCTGCGCGACGGCCTGCTGGTCCTGCCCGACGAGACCGGCACCGGGTGCGCCGCCGCGTACGGCACCGGAACCGCGGGTCCGCTGGCCTTCCTGCTGCGGTTGCGGCACGGCGGCCCGCGGCTCTGGACGGACCCGGTCGCCCCGTTCACCGTCACCGGTCACCCCGCCTTCGACCCGGCACCCGAACCCGGGGTCGGCCGGGCGCCCGGCCCGGCATCCGACCCTGCTGCGAGCCCCACCCCCGACCCTGCTCCCGGACCTCCCGGCCCGGCGGAGGCGAGTACGGCATGA
- a CDS encoding Nif3-like dinuclear metal center hexameric protein yields the protein MPKLSDVIAALEELYPPQWAESWDAVGLVCGDPQAEVRRVLFAVDPVQAVVDEAVEWGADLVVTHHPLYLRGTTTVAATGFKGRAVHTLIRNGIALHVAHTNADHADPGVSDALAEAVGVTVTGPLVPDPTDPLGRRGGGRVGLLEPPLPLAAFAAKVAAGLPATAAGVRVSGDPNRLVSRVAVCGGSGDGFLAEVRAAGVDAYLTADLRHHPASEAAEAAPIALVDAAHWATEWPWLGLAERALHGAGEKRGWAVETKVSHTVTDPWTAHAPMSFPA from the coding sequence GTGCCGAAACTGTCCGACGTCATCGCCGCCCTCGAAGAGCTGTACCCGCCGCAGTGGGCGGAGTCCTGGGACGCCGTCGGCCTGGTCTGCGGAGACCCTCAGGCCGAGGTCCGCCGCGTGCTGTTCGCCGTCGACCCCGTGCAGGCGGTCGTCGACGAGGCCGTCGAGTGGGGGGCCGACCTGGTCGTCACCCACCATCCGCTCTACCTGCGCGGCACCACGACCGTCGCCGCGACCGGCTTCAAGGGCCGCGCCGTGCACACCCTGATCCGCAACGGGATCGCCCTGCACGTGGCCCACACCAACGCCGACCACGCCGACCCGGGCGTCTCGGACGCGCTCGCCGAGGCGGTCGGCGTCACCGTGACCGGTCCGCTGGTTCCGGACCCGACCGACCCGCTGGGCCGGCGCGGCGGCGGACGGGTCGGCCTGCTGGAGCCCCCGCTGCCGCTCGCCGCCTTCGCCGCGAAGGTCGCCGCCGGCCTGCCGGCCACCGCCGCCGGGGTCCGGGTCTCCGGCGACCCGAACCGCCTGGTCAGCCGGGTCGCGGTGTGCGGCGGCTCCGGCGACGGCTTCCTCGCGGAGGTGCGCGCGGCCGGCGTCGACGCCTACCTGACCGCCGACCTGCGCCACCACCCGGCCTCGGAGGCCGCCGAGGCGGCGCCGATCGCCCTGGTCGACGCCGCGCACTGGGCCACCGAGTGGCCCTGGCTCGGCCTGGCCGAGCGGGCGCTGCACGGCGCCGGCGAGAAGCGCGGCTGGGCCGTGGAGACGAAGGTCTCCCACACGGTCACCGACCCGTGGACCGCGCACGCCCCCATGTCCTTCCCCGCCTGA
- a CDS encoding transcriptional regulator, whose amino-acid sequence MTEEPDRHPVNGLDDVVHQRVRLGILTVAHEARRVEFGFLRTALGLTAGNLSQHLAVLEKAGLVEIEKGYEGRRARTWLSLTPAGDRALRDEVTQLKRLIQLIEQGGSATP is encoded by the coding sequence ATGACCGAAGAGCCCGATCGGCACCCCGTCAACGGCCTCGACGACGTCGTCCACCAGCGCGTTCGCCTCGGCATCCTCACCGTCGCCCACGAGGCGCGCCGCGTCGAGTTCGGCTTCCTCCGCACGGCACTCGGCCTCACCGCCGGAAACCTCAGCCAGCACCTGGCCGTCCTGGAGAAGGCCGGACTGGTCGAGATCGAGAAGGGCTACGAGGGTCGGCGCGCCCGTACCTGGCTCTCCCTCACCCCCGCCGGCGACCGCGCCCTCCGGGACGAGGTCACCCAGCTCAAGCGGCTCATCCAGCTGATCGAACAAGGCGGGTCGGCCACTCCGTAG
- a CDS encoding S9 family peptidase gives MNVATRTATQALRRLGFTFSADGSHAACLASAADGGWYVESWRLPPDGPAAPAGLHLPGSRSENVRSQLVALPDGSVLVCRHDGDRHDLVTLSDATDQEGRLVTAERPLATLRAPGLRLLPLPAGAPSGPRAPVALALGTDTRPGTTVWLVRADGSAPHRIAEIPGLHGGGVWLDRTGALLALDRVGDGLVRTVVLDLRTGTVTPLLEIGERSNDRLVLFDPDSRFAMVRSDAPGTDRLGWGALGGGEPLRFPECLHVTGMFLRPVALRPAADGGRVVIQVDHGAGSSLALWRPAVGRLDPLPVPPGRLGAVGHWSAAGLRIPYSAPDHPTALATLDVDALLAHGPAAATSGPAPLPLQLAPLGTGPHGPWRDTVLPWQPGAPRTDTRTPPPGWRLDGSTPPGDGGRWHPAQSLELAGPAGPLEAVVYGGDSWLSSPHLVLALHGGPADAWRLEFDPALQRMAAEGLAVLAPNQRGSTGYGLAHAMAIRGAWGGPDLDDVLYLLEGIAGQRSALGLEPPALFGVSYGAFLSLLAAAHAPAEHVSRCAVVAPFLSGARLLAEAATPVRSLTTRLGGGEPIADARGPRDVLQLTHRIGAPLLVVHGDRDEVVPVSQSRSLRHELLRIGRTEGADFRYVEAAGAGHEVLAEEGGAVLHELLAAFLRTGRPG, from the coding sequence ATGAACGTGGCCACCCGGACCGCGACGCAGGCGCTGCGCCGGCTCGGCTTCACCTTCTCGGCCGACGGCAGCCACGCCGCCTGCCTCGCCTCCGCCGCCGACGGCGGCTGGTACGTGGAGAGTTGGCGCCTGCCGCCGGACGGCCCCGCCGCGCCCGCCGGGCTCCACCTCCCCGGCAGCCGCTCCGAGAACGTCCGCTCCCAACTGGTCGCGCTGCCGGACGGTTCGGTCCTGGTCTGCCGGCACGACGGCGACCGGCACGACCTGGTGACGCTGTCCGACGCCACCGACCAGGAGGGCCGACTCGTCACCGCCGAGCGGCCGTTGGCCACCCTGCGGGCACCGGGGCTGCGCCTCCTCCCCCTGCCGGCGGGCGCGCCGTCCGGCCCCCGGGCGCCGGTCGCGCTGGCGCTGGGCACCGACACCCGCCCGGGCACCACGGTCTGGCTGGTGCGCGCCGACGGCTCGGCGCCGCACCGGATCGCGGAGATCCCCGGGCTGCACGGCGGTGGCGTCTGGCTCGACCGCACCGGCGCACTGCTGGCGCTCGACCGGGTGGGCGACGGCCTGGTCCGCACCGTGGTGCTGGACCTGCGCACCGGCACGGTCACCCCGCTGCTGGAGATCGGCGAGCGCAGCAACGACCGGCTGGTGCTCTTCGACCCGGACAGCCGGTTCGCGATGGTGCGCAGCGACGCGCCCGGCACCGACCGGCTGGGCTGGGGCGCGCTGGGCGGCGGCGAGCCGCTGCGGTTCCCGGAGTGCCTGCACGTGACGGGCATGTTCCTGCGCCCGGTGGCGCTGCGTCCGGCCGCCGACGGGGGCCGGGTGGTGATCCAGGTCGACCACGGCGCCGGTTCCTCGCTGGCCCTCTGGCGGCCCGCCGTCGGGAGGCTGGATCCGCTGCCGGTCCCGCCGGGGCGGCTCGGCGCGGTCGGGCACTGGTCGGCGGCGGGACTGCGGATCCCGTACTCGGCGCCCGACCACCCGACGGCACTCGCCACCCTGGACGTGGACGCGCTGCTGGCGCACGGCCCGGCGGCCGCCACGTCCGGCCCGGCGCCGCTCCCGCTGCAACTGGCGCCGCTCGGCACCGGCCCGCACGGGCCGTGGCGGGACACCGTCCTGCCCTGGCAGCCGGGTGCCCCGCGCACCGACACCCGGACTCCACCGCCCGGCTGGCGGTTGGACGGCTCCACCCCGCCCGGCGACGGCGGCCGGTGGCATCCCGCCCAGAGCCTCGAACTCGCGGGACCGGCGGGACCGTTGGAAGCCGTGGTGTACGGCGGGGACTCCTGGCTGAGCAGCCCGCACCTGGTGCTCGCCCTGCACGGCGGCCCGGCGGACGCATGGCGGCTGGAGTTCGACCCGGCCCTGCAGCGGATGGCCGCCGAGGGGCTGGCGGTGCTCGCGCCGAATCAACGCGGCTCCACCGGTTACGGGTTGGCGCACGCGATGGCCATCAGGGGCGCGTGGGGCGGCCCGGACCTCGACGACGTCCTCTACCTGCTGGAGGGCATCGCGGGTCAGCGCTCGGCGCTCGGCCTGGAACCGCCGGCCCTGTTCGGGGTCAGCTACGGCGCGTTCCTCTCGCTGCTCGCGGCGGCGCACGCGCCGGCCGAGCACGTGTCCCGCTGCGCGGTGGTGGCACCGTTCCTGTCCGGCGCCCGGCTGCTCGCCGAAGCCGCCACCCCGGTGCGGTCGTTGACCACCCGGCTGGGCGGCGGGGAACCGATCGCGGACGCCCGCGGCCCGCGCGACGTCCTCCAGCTCACCCACCGGATCGGCGCCCCGCTGCTGGTGGTGCACGGCGACCGGGACGAGGTGGTCCCGGTGAGCCAGTCCCGTTCGCTGCGGCACGAGTTGCTGCGGATCGGCCGCACCGAGGGGGCCGACTTCCGGTACGTGGAGGCGGCCGGCGCCGGGCACGAGGTACTGGCCGAGGAGGGCGGCGCCGTCCTGCACGAACTGCTCGCCGCGTTCCTGCGCACCGGCCGGCCAGGGTAG
- a CDS encoding bifunctional RNase H/acid phosphatase, with protein sequence MAGRRFVVEADGGSRGNPGPAGYGAVVRDGDTGRIIAEAAEFIGHATNNVAEYKGLIAGLKAARDIDPDASVDVRMDSKLVVEQMSGRWKIKHPDMQPLAAEARTVLPRGQVKYTWIPRERNKDADRLANEAMDAGKAGRQWEPKAPKAVAVVDEPPLETAAPKAGWAGDADLGTPTTFVLLRHGETHLTPEKRFSGSGGTDPELSEKGRWQAERAAESLALRGSVQAVVASPMLRTRQTAETVAARLGLDVRYEEGLREVDFGAWEGLTFGEVQERYPEDLSAWLGSAKAKPTGGGESFTTLTHRVGVARDKVLARYPGKTVLVVSHVSPIKTLVRLALGAPPDSLYRMELSAASICAVQYYADGNASLRLLNDTAHLR encoded by the coding sequence GTGGCGGGTCGCAGGTTCGTCGTCGAGGCTGACGGGGGGTCCCGGGGCAACCCGGGGCCGGCCGGCTACGGCGCCGTCGTCCGTGACGGCGACACCGGCCGGATCATCGCCGAGGCGGCCGAGTTCATCGGCCACGCCACCAACAACGTGGCGGAGTACAAGGGGCTGATCGCCGGGCTGAAGGCGGCCCGGGACATCGATCCGGACGCCTCGGTGGACGTCCGGATGGACTCCAAGCTGGTCGTCGAGCAGATGTCCGGGCGCTGGAAGATCAAGCACCCGGACATGCAGCCGCTCGCCGCCGAGGCGCGGACCGTCCTGCCGCGCGGGCAGGTCAAGTACACCTGGATCCCGCGCGAGCGGAACAAGGACGCCGACCGGCTCGCCAACGAGGCGATGGACGCGGGCAAGGCCGGCCGCCAGTGGGAGCCCAAGGCCCCCAAGGCCGTCGCCGTCGTCGACGAACCGCCGCTGGAGACCGCCGCCCCCAAGGCCGGCTGGGCGGGCGACGCCGACCTCGGCACCCCGACCACGTTCGTGCTGCTCCGGCACGGCGAGACCCACCTGACCCCGGAGAAGCGGTTCTCCGGCAGCGGCGGCACCGACCCGGAGCTCTCGGAGAAGGGCCGCTGGCAGGCCGAGCGGGCCGCCGAGTCGCTGGCCCTGCGCGGCTCGGTGCAGGCCGTGGTCGCGTCGCCGATGCTCCGCACCCGGCAGACCGCCGAGACGGTCGCCGCCCGGCTCGGCCTCGACGTCCGGTACGAGGAGGGGCTGCGCGAGGTCGACTTCGGGGCCTGGGAGGGGCTGACCTTCGGCGAGGTCCAGGAGCGGTACCCGGAGGACCTCTCCGCCTGGCTCGGCTCCGCCAAGGCCAAGCCGACCGGCGGCGGCGAGAGCTTCACCACCCTCACCCACCGGGTCGGGGTGGCCCGGGACAAGGTCCTCGCCCGCTACCCCGGGAAGACCGTGCTGGTCGTCTCGCACGTCAGCCCGATCAAGACGCTGGTCCGGCTGGCGCTCGGCGCCCCGCCGGACTCGCTGTACCGGATGGAGCTGTCCGCCGCCTCGATCTGCGCCGTCCAGTACTACGCGGACGGCAACGCCTCGCTGCGGCTGCTCAACGACACCGCGCACCTGCGCTGA